From Meles meles chromosome 5, mMelMel3.1 paternal haplotype, whole genome shotgun sequence, one genomic window encodes:
- the GUCA1A gene encoding guanylyl cyclase-activating protein 1: MGNVMDGKSVEELSSTECHQWYKKFMTECPSGQLTLYEFRQFFGLKNLSPSASQYVEQMFETFDFNKDGYIDFMEYVAALSLVLKGKVEQKLRWYFKLYDVDGNGCIDHDELLTIIRAIRAINPCSDSTMSAEEFTNTVFSKIDVNGDGELSLEEFIEGVQKDQMLLDTLTRSLDLTRIVRRLQNREEEEGGEGAGGGETEAAG, from the exons ATGGGCAATGTGATGGATGGGAAGTCCGTGGAGGAGCTGAGCAGCACTGAGTGCCACCAGTGGTACAAGAAGTTCATGACCGAGTGCCCCTCCGGCCAGCTCACCCTCTACGAGTTCCGCCAGTTCTTCGGTCTCAAGAACCTGAGCCCGTCAGCCAGCCAGTATGTGGAGCAGATGTTTGAGACCTTTGACTTCAACAAA GATGGCTACATCGACTTCATGGAGTACGTGGCTGCGCTCAGCCTGGTCCTCAAGGGGAAGGTGGAACAGAAGCTGCGCTggtacttcaagctctatgacgtCGATGGCAACGGATGCATCGACCACGATGAGCTGCTCACCATCATCCGG GCCATCCGAGCCATTAACCCCTGCAGCGACTCCACCATGAGTGCCGAAGAGTTCACCAATACAGTGTTCTCCAAGATTGATGTCAACGGGGATG GGGAACTGTCCCTGGAGGAGTTCATCGAGGGCGTCCAGAAGGACCAGATGCTCCTGGACACTTTGACACGGAGCCTGGACCTCACCCGCATCGTGCGCAGGCTCCAGAACcgcgaggaggaggagggtggggagggggcaggcggtggggagactgaggcagccGGCTGA